One Oncorhynchus clarkii lewisi isolate Uvic-CL-2024 chromosome 28, UVic_Ocla_1.0, whole genome shotgun sequence genomic region harbors:
- the LOC139387163 gene encoding HIG1 domain family member 1A, mitochondrial, producing the protein MSAYDEEESKFMRKVKENPFVPIGMAGFFSIVGYRLYKLKSRGDMKMSVHLIHMRVMAQGFVVGAMTIGVIYSMYKDYIVKPREELKALQQQTAFQHK; encoded by the exons ATGTCTGCATATGATGAAGAAGAATCTAAGTTTATGCGAAAGGTGAAGGAGAATCCTTTTGTCCCAATAG gaatggCAGGATTCTTTTCCATTGTGGGCTACAGACTTTACAAGTTGAAGAGCCGTGGAGACATGAAGATGTCAGTGCACCTTATCCACATGCGTGTTATGGCCCAAGGATTCGTGGTGGGAGCTATGACCATTG GTGTCATTTATTCCATGTACAAAGACTACATTGTGAAGCCAAGAGAAGAACTGAAGGCATTGCAACAGCAGACTGCATTTCAACACAAATAA